AGGCCGACAAAGACAATGGCATTCTTATTCTCTTGGCCAAAGACGACCGCCGCATCGCCATCAACACAGGGTATGGTGTCGAAGGCTTGTTGACCGATGCCCTGAGCAAACGCATTATCGAAACTAGAATCATTCCGAAATTCAAGCAAGGGGATTATTACGGTGGACTGGATGCCGGGGCCGATGCCATTTTTCAGGTATTGACCGGTGGGTTCAAAGAAGAACGCGAATTTGGCAACAATAGAGGCTTCCCGTTTCGAGCGCTCTTACCGTTTATAATCTTCATGATCATCTTCATCATTTTGGCCAGCCGTAGAAACCGGGGAGGTGGCAACAACCGGGGAGGCCGCGGGGGCCGTGGACTCGATATTTGGGACATCATCATTCTCAGCAACATGGGCCGTGGCGGTTACCGGGGCTCCTCTGGCGGTGGCTTTGGCAGTGGCAGCTTTGGCGGGGGCGGATTCTCCGGTGGCTTCGGCGGCGGCGGTTTCGGTGGTGGCGGTGCTTCTGGGGGGTGGTGATATTTGCCATGCCCACAGATGTTTGACATTGGGCTCTAGACAGCTGCGCTGTTAGACGTAAGACATTAACTTGCTAAGCTTCTAGCTTCTAGCAAACCTATTTCTTCCTCATAAAAATGGTAATGGGCACGCCTGTAAAATCAAAATGTGGGTGAAGACCATTTTATAAAAACTACTTGTGAAAG
This portion of the Flagellimonas lutaonensis genome encodes:
- a CDS encoding TPM domain-containing protein, with product MSHFSWAQFAIPPKPEKETSVYDYVNLLSEAEKTSLEQKLIRYADSTSTQIVVAIISSTEGDNINYLGAQWGQKWGIGQADKDNGILILLAKDDRRIAINTGYGVEGLLTDALSKRIIETRIIPKFKQGDYYGGLDAGADAIFQVLTGGFKEEREFGNNRGFPFRALLPFIIFMIIFIILASRRNRGGGNNRGGRGGRGLDIWDIIILSNMGRGGYRGSSGGGFGSGSFGGGGFSGGFGGGGFGGGGASGGW